One part of the Candidatus Paceibacterota bacterium genome encodes these proteins:
- a CDS encoding pyridoxal phosphate-dependent aminotransferase has protein sequence MVQARQSWLRSRPKNVFHQVDDQCTFAQANGVALYRFDVGLPSGPAFLYARKAAARAVMSIKEAMHTYQKNGSPGVPDFARDFVLCHVPSLAKHLDKVAFVPVPGLKSMFELIPRACGIPAERSRGVLYTMTDPGYPPPEDMCADLGIKKHRRLVTNMRNDFLFEPERTGARKGDVIMINYPHNPSGQVMNRAWLRQLCAHCEKYGIRLFNDAAYVFLDHTGKRVTLAEIAVEFPNLSWAEGFSASKIGNFTGWRIGAIVGSSDFIADICRKKANIDSGFCAALALAVLRQLQNRPQDVEAMRLVYKRRLDGVISVLERYGMKLAFRPKAGAFSLWQTPRYAFGKRVVNAKFFNHELILRTGVVGVDFDPYYRVASFGDVEPMFPQLERAFKMAEVSYR, from the coding sequence ATGGTTCAAGCGAGACAGTCGTGGCTTCGGTCTCGACCGAAGAACGTGTTCCATCAAGTCGACGATCAATGCACATTCGCGCAAGCGAATGGCGTCGCATTGTATCGATTTGATGTCGGCCTGCCTTCGGGGCCTGCATTTCTTTACGCTCGCAAAGCAGCTGCAAGGGCTGTGATGTCGATCAAAGAAGCGATGCATACGTACCAAAAGAATGGATCTCCCGGAGTTCCTGATTTTGCGCGGGATTTTGTTCTTTGTCACGTCCCATCCTTGGCGAAACATCTCGACAAGGTAGCTTTTGTGCCCGTGCCCGGATTGAAGTCGATGTTCGAACTTATCCCGCGCGCATGCGGGATTCCAGCGGAGCGTTCACGCGGGGTGCTCTACACCATGACGGATCCGGGGTATCCGCCGCCGGAAGATATGTGTGCAGATCTTGGTATCAAGAAGCACCGCAGGCTCGTGACGAACATGCGTAACGATTTCCTCTTTGAACCTGAGAGAACCGGCGCAAGGAAAGGGGACGTCATCATGATCAATTACCCGCATAATCCAAGTGGGCAAGTAATGAACAGAGCTTGGCTTCGTCAGCTTTGTGCGCATTGCGAGAAATACGGTATCCGGCTTTTCAATGATGCTGCTTACGTCTTTCTCGACCATACTGGAAAGCGTGTGACATTGGCGGAGATTGCGGTTGAATTTCCGAATTTGTCATGGGCTGAAGGATTTTCGGCTTCGAAGATCGGCAATTTTACCGGCTGGCGTATCGGCGCGATTGTCGGTTCCTCCGACTTCATCGCTGATATTTGCCGGAAGAAAGCCAATATCGATAGTGGTTTTTGCGCGGCGCTTGCTTTGGCGGTGCTTCGTCAGTTACAAAATCGTCCTCAAGATGTCGAGGCGATGCGCTTGGTTTACAAACGTCGTCTCGATGGGGTCATTTCGGTGTTGGAGCGGTATGGTATGAAGCTCGCATTTCGTCCGAAAGCCGGCGCGTTTAGTCTCTGGCAAACGCCTCGCTACGCATTCGGGAAGCGGGTTGTAAATGCCAAATTCTTCAATCACGAGTTGATTCTCCGGACGGGCGTGGTCGGCGTCGACTTCGACCCCTACTACAGGGTTGCAAGTTTCGGAGACGTTGAACCGATGTTTCCCCAATTGGAACGGGCGTTCAAGATGGCGGAAGTGAGTTATCGATGA
- a CDS encoding DNA-3-methyladenine glycosylase yields MKKVISQNFFNRPILKVAPDLLGKYLVRKIRRKIVRLKITEVEAYDGEKDLACHACRGRTQRTEIMYGEAGRFYIYLCYGMYWMLNIVTGPKEYPAAVLIRGVESFEGPGKLTRELRIDKRFNKKIVKPLSGLWIESGEEKIQKSAVLRTARIGVSYAGPIWSKRKYRFVLKK; encoded by the coding sequence ATGAAAAAGGTTATTTCTCAAAATTTTTTCAATCGGCCGATACTTAAAGTCGCTCCGGATTTGCTCGGGAAATATTTGGTGCGGAAAATCAGGCGGAAAATTGTGAGGCTTAAAATTACAGAAGTAGAGGCTTACGATGGCGAGAAAGATTTGGCTTGTCATGCCTGCAGGGGGAGGACGCAACGGACTGAAATTATGTATGGAGAGGCGGGTCGTTTTTATATTTATCTTTGTTATGGAATGTATTGGATGCTCAACATTGTCACGGGGCCAAAGGAATATCCGGCTGCGGTTTTGATTCGGGGAGTGGAAAGTTTTGAGGGGCCGGGAAAGCTCACTCGAGAGCTAAGAATTGATAAACGCTTCAACAAAAAAATAGTTAAGCCTCTGAGTGGGCTTTGGATAGAAAGTGGAGAAGAGAAAATACAGAAAAGCGCCGTCCTTCGGACGGCGCGTATCGGAGTTTCGTATGCCGGACCAATTTGGTCCAAGAGAAAGTATCGGTTCGTTTTAAAAAAGTGA
- a CDS encoding prephenate dehydratase domain-containing protein, translated as MDSKKFTFTQAIIGARGSMGQFLVDTLSPVSKIMKVNRDSSKADWDKAWRADAIWLSVPRSSLDEMLSGKKFTKKQLLIDLCSLKRGLGKVIEKTGATHLSLHPLHGAKVPLIGQRWAIIETSSHGEKNPHAKVLIDFFKKQGVAFLSASSEDQHDFMMGITLSVPEVLTIILEKVIGNYAKDAGKSSPTQEELMRWAVPASNAIFGAYAHTINSTPEWLRNEIIREAPHDLLQSVKEACKEIQNISLESVEESIATQAKKITQIAPAERDRIRRWINQWFVDSTKTFFKSAKESRVKPNLNIQWMEAIKNIFPAKKKILTVGIHGIDGCFTHEALLRFLEENGISEMRVEPKFLVTAENVLKAVDSGKTDLGIFAIANSGSGAYVSSMAPLAKYTFKIQAVLGMEIMQCLLAHKSIKDVEAIKQVFGHPQAVSQCKRTLEESYPKLKVVSGKDSDDTALCAKRISKGDLPKTTATLASQIAAKRYGLNIVSYNMHHDPFNTTTFLLVSKK; from the coding sequence ATGGATTCAAAAAAATTTACATTTACACAAGCAATTATTGGCGCCAGAGGCAGTATGGGCCAGTTTTTGGTCGATACCCTTTCTCCCGTTTCTAAAATAATGAAAGTGAATCGCGATAGTTCCAAAGCAGATTGGGATAAGGCTTGGAGAGCCGATGCGATCTGGCTTTCCGTTCCTCGCTCATCCTTGGATGAAATGCTTTCTGGCAAAAAATTTACCAAAAAACAACTTCTTATAGATCTCTGTTCTCTCAAAAGGGGATTGGGAAAGGTGATAGAGAAAACTGGCGCAACCCATCTTTCTTTGCATCCGCTTCATGGGGCGAAGGTGCCTCTTATTGGCCAGCGCTGGGCGATTATTGAGACTTCTTCTCATGGAGAGAAAAATCCTCATGCAAAAGTGCTTATAGATTTTTTTAAAAAACAAGGCGTGGCATTTTTATCGGCCAGTTCGGAAGATCAGCATGATTTTATGATGGGAATCACTTTAAGTGTCCCGGAAGTTCTCACCATTATTTTAGAAAAAGTTATTGGCAATTATGCAAAAGATGCTGGAAAATCTTCTCCGACCCAGGAAGAACTTATGCGATGGGCGGTTCCGGCATCAAACGCCATTTTTGGAGCATACGCGCATACGATAAACAGCACTCCCGAATGGCTTCGAAACGAAATTATCCGCGAAGCCCCGCACGACCTGCTTCAGTCTGTAAAAGAAGCCTGCAAAGAAATACAGAATATTTCTCTCGAAAGCGTGGAGGAATCTATTGCCACTCAAGCAAAAAAGATCACTCAAATTGCTCCGGCAGAAAGAGATCGTATCCGAAGATGGATCAATCAGTGGTTTGTGGATTCGACCAAGACTTTTTTCAAATCCGCAAAAGAGAGCCGAGTAAAGCCGAATTTGAATATTCAGTGGATGGAAGCAATAAAAAATATTTTTCCTGCAAAGAAGAAAATTCTTACCGTAGGAATACACGGTATCGACGGATGCTTTACTCATGAAGCGCTTTTGCGTTTTCTCGAGGAAAATGGAATTTCGGAGATGCGAGTCGAACCAAAGTTTTTGGTGACTGCAGAGAATGTACTGAAAGCAGTAGATTCTGGAAAGACCGATCTGGGGATTTTTGCTATCGCTAATTCTGGTTCCGGCGCATATGTTTCCAGCATGGCACCTTTGGCAAAATATACCTTCAAGATACAAGCAGTCCTCGGAATGGAAATCATGCAATGCCTTTTGGCCCACAAATCAATAAAGGATGTCGAAGCTATAAAGCAGGTGTTCGGCCATCCTCAAGCCGTGAGTCAATGTAAAAGAACTCTCGAGGAAAGTTATCCGAAATTGAAAGTTGTTTCAGGCAAAGATAGCGACGATACTGCTCTCTGCGCCAAAAGAATTTCGAAAGGGGATTTGCCCAAGACCACTGCTACCCTCGCTTCCCAAATTGCCGCAAAAAGGTACGGATTGAATATTGTTTCCTACAACATGCATCACGACCCATTCAACACGACAACATTTTTGCTTGTGTCAAAAAAATAG
- a CDS encoding peptidoglycan DD-metalloendopeptidase family protein, whose protein sequence is MSFVVKIFVAVLVLGGIFFLLEKNSASVTPIIAPTISPTPTISSTPSPVSTPRANPTPAPSISITPAKIIQGEPILVQIKSADLPEIKNISFDGKFLGVFSYKSEPSALIGIDLNQKPGTYKLLATLTTGEKLEKNITIGIRPKVEAPLGIPEKLGGNTEEAVTNVISTMAQESQTLLGIKTASTALWTVPFRFPLAGKITVTDDYGYVRQTVGEAINHKGTDFHADEGTPVLAMNTGIVRIARLYQIYGNTVVIDHGLGLMSIYMHLSKINVKVGEKVNIGQTIALSGQTGYAESPHLHITVRINDISIDPMKFMAFFAK, encoded by the coding sequence ATGAGCTTCGTAGTAAAGATATTTGTCGCGGTTCTAGTCCTTGGCGGAATTTTTTTCCTTTTGGAAAAAAATTCCGCCTCTGTCACTCCGATTATTGCACCGACGATATCCCCTACCCCAACCATTTCCTCCACACCATCCCCTGTTTCAACTCCGAGAGCAAACCCGACCCCCGCTCCGTCTATTTCAATCACGCCAGCCAAAATCATTCAAGGAGAACCAATCCTAGTACAAATAAAAAGCGCCGACTTGCCGGAAATTAAAAATATTTCTTTCGATGGAAAATTTTTAGGAGTATTTTCATACAAATCGGAACCGAGTGCTTTGATCGGTATCGATCTCAATCAGAAACCTGGAACTTACAAACTTCTCGCAACTTTAACTACCGGAGAAAAACTTGAAAAAAATATAACCATCGGCATACGTCCAAAAGTCGAAGCCCCGCTTGGCATTCCAGAAAAACTTGGGGGAAACACAGAAGAAGCAGTAACGAATGTCATTAGCACTATGGCGCAGGAAAGCCAAACCCTCCTCGGCATTAAAACGGCAAGCACAGCGCTTTGGACAGTGCCTTTCCGGTTCCCGCTCGCAGGCAAGATAACTGTTACTGACGATTACGGCTACGTTCGTCAAACCGTCGGTGAAGCGATCAATCATAAAGGCACGGATTTCCATGCAGACGAAGGGACACCGGTACTCGCAATGAATACAGGAATTGTAAGAATCGCAAGGTTATACCAAATTTACGGAAACACTGTCGTCATTGACCACGGTCTCGGGCTTATGAGCATTTACATGCATCTCTCAAAAATAAATGTGAAAGTGGGAGAGAAAGTAAACATCGGACAGACAATTGCTCTCTCTGGCCAAACCGGCTACGCAGAAAGTCCGCATCTTCACATCACAGTAAGAATCAACGACATCTCAATTGACCCAATGAAATTTATGGCGTTTTTTGCCAAATAG
- a CDS encoding GatB/YqeY domain-containing protein, with product MSIQQSIKEEIKKAMLAKDALRLGVVRGISAAFTNELVAKMKKPTDELSDTDAMTVIKRLVKQRKDSIEQFTKGNRMDLVKVEQAELGVLETFMPKMMRQDEIKKIATAMKEKMGVTDKAGAGKLMGAVMKETKGMADGGDVKAVVESLF from the coding sequence ATGTCCATCCAGCAATCCATCAAAGAAGAAATTAAAAAAGCCATGCTCGCAAAAGATGCTTTGCGACTTGGTGTTGTCCGAGGGATTTCTGCGGCGTTTACCAATGAGCTTGTGGCAAAAATGAAAAAGCCGACAGATGAGCTTTCTGACACAGATGCCATGACTGTCATTAAACGCCTCGTAAAGCAAAGAAAAGACTCAATAGAGCAGTTTACCAAGGGCAACCGAATGGACCTCGTGAAGGTCGAACAGGCCGAATTGGGCGTACTCGAGACCTTTATGCCAAAAATGATGAGACAGGACGAAATTAAAAAAATCGCAACTGCTATGAAAGAAAAAATGGGCGTGACGGACAAAGCGGGTGCGGGAAAACTTATGGGTGCAGTAATGAAAGAAACAAAAGGAATGGCTGACGGGGGCGACGTAAAGGCAGTTGTTGAATCACTTTTTTAA